Proteins from a genomic interval of Amphiura filiformis chromosome 9, Afil_fr2py, whole genome shotgun sequence:
- the LOC140160052 gene encoding uncharacterized protein, whose product MSRHIHRCLQSVQTINQRILTASFNGNPQLTVTIIYAPTESATSGEKDSFYNPLEDHLEKVKRHNIHLVIGDFNARIGQDSHVSHPAVVGPHCFYDTTNDNGERLVNLCQEFKLRPSQPRFPQPKSRLWTWMHPTGSKHQLDHILVNSKWVNSLRNCRAYNSVELDSDHRILSIRLHTSLRTTKGKPCKRPKYNWKKLLHAPTKNRFQIELSNRFQVLQCDDNDQSPISERYEMFEKVVEEVAEEVVGKCSPCGMPSWVTDKTLKLRSERDAAKKRYLLVRTHHAREVWRKLNTQLNESYRADELASIHRQMEDLQVANENGNYNTTWKIIHDISGKKKRSNPKVKKRDGTIPQATKNYLLSGRTTSVPC is encoded by the coding sequence ATGTCAAGGCACATCCATAGGTGTCTTCAGAGCGTGCAGACCATCAATCAAAGAATACTAACAGCTTCATTTAATGGGAACCCCCAGCTTACGGTTACAATTATTTATGCCCCAACTGAATCAGCAACCTCAGGAGAAAAGGACAGTTTCTATAATCCACTAGAAGACCATCTTGAAAAGGTGAAGAGGCACAACATCCACCTCGTCATTGGTGATTTCAATGCCAGAATTGGCCAAGATAGCCATGTATCTCATCCAGCTGTGGTTGGTCCTCATTGTTTTTACGacacaacaaatgacaatggagaGAGACTAGTGAATTTATGCCAGGAATTCAAGCTCCGTCCTTCACAACCAAGATTTCCCCAACCCAAAAGTCGTCTCTGGACATGGATGCACCCAACGGGCTCGAAACACCAACTGGACCACATCCTTGTCAACAGCAAGTGGGTTAATTCCCTGCGCAATTGCAGAGCTTATAACTCTGTAGAGCTGGATTCAGACCATCGAATACTCAGCATACGACTGCACACCAGTCTCCGAACCACCAAAGGTAAACCTTGTAAGAGGCCTAAGTATAACTGGAAGAAGCTGCTTCATGCTCCTACTAAGAACCGTTTCCAGATTGAActttcaaacagattccaggtcctcCAGTGTGATGACAACGACCAGTCACCAATTTCTGAGAGGTATGAAATGTTTGAGAAAGTAGTCGAAGAAGTCGCGGAAGAGGTTGTTGGAAAATGTAGCCCTTGTGGAATGCCAAGCTGGGTGACAGACAAGACCCTCAAGTTAAGATCAGAAAGAGATGCGGCCAAGAAGAGATATCTACTTGTTAGAACTCACCATGCCAGAGAAGTGTGGAGAAAGCTCAACACCCAGCTCAATGAGTCGTATAGGGCTGATGAACTTGCCTCTATACAcaggcagatggaagacctgcaaGTAGCAAATGAAAATGGCAATTACAACACCACATGGAAAATAATCCATGACATCTCGGGGAAGAAGAAGAGATCAAATCCCAAAGTGAAGAAGAGAGATGGGACAATCCCTCAAGCGACAAAGAACTACTTGCTGAGTGGAAGGACTACTTCTGTGCCTTGCTGA